One genomic region from Pseudoduganella lutea encodes:
- a CDS encoding AI-2E family transporter: MPPNLQARYSVIASYLLIALLLLLVLKNGLLGALFAGLLMFSLIHAIAPALGRRISDARARMVAAAVIGGVLVGLIALATWGLVVLLRVDSNSITHLFVRLADIIDASRDQIPPWISEHLPVDAHSLREAVTAWLREHAGAAQAAGAEVGKTLTRILLGMVIGLMASLHDTNEDGAPHRPFLEALLQRARFLSCAFRNIVFAQVWISGINTIITAIFVFIVLPLAGVHLPLSKTVVAITFLAGLLPVIGNLISNTVLVVVSLSHSLHVAVAGLAFMVVVHKLEYFLNARIIGSHINARAWELLAAMLFAEAVFGVPGVIAAPVFYAYIKDELRARELI; the protein is encoded by the coding sequence ATGCCGCCCAACCTCCAAGCCCGCTACAGCGTCATTGCTTCCTACCTGCTCATCGCCCTGTTACTGCTGCTCGTGCTGAAGAACGGTCTGCTGGGCGCCCTGTTTGCCGGCTTGCTGATGTTTTCGCTGATCCATGCGATCGCGCCGGCGCTGGGCCGCCGCATCAGCGACGCGCGGGCCCGGATGGTGGCGGCGGCCGTCATCGGCGGCGTGCTGGTGGGCCTCATCGCGCTGGCGACGTGGGGCCTCGTCGTGCTGCTGCGGGTGGACTCCAACAGCATCACGCACCTGTTCGTGCGCCTGGCCGACATCATCGATGCCTCGCGCGACCAGATTCCGCCATGGATCAGCGAGCACCTGCCAGTAGATGCCCATTCGCTGCGCGAAGCCGTCACCGCGTGGCTGCGCGAGCATGCCGGCGCGGCGCAGGCGGCCGGTGCCGAAGTGGGCAAGACGCTGACGCGCATCCTGCTCGGCATGGTGATCGGGCTGATGGCATCGCTGCACGATACGAACGAGGATGGCGCGCCGCACCGGCCTTTCCTGGAGGCGCTGCTGCAACGCGCGCGCTTCCTGTCCTGCGCCTTCCGCAATATCGTGTTCGCGCAGGTCTGGATCTCGGGAATCAACACGATCATCACGGCGATCTTCGTGTTCATCGTGCTGCCGCTGGCCGGCGTGCACCTGCCGCTGTCGAAGACAGTGGTCGCGATCACGTTCCTGGCCGGCCTGCTGCCGGTGATCGGCAACCTGATCTCGAACACGGTGCTGGTCGTCGTCAGCCTGTCGCATTCGCTGCACGTGGCCGTGGCCGGGCTGGCGTTCATGGTGGTCGTGCACAAGCTGGAATACTTCCTGAACGCCCGCATCATCGGCTCGCACATCAATGCGCGCGCGTGGGAACTGCTGGCGGCGATGCTGTTCGCCGAAGCCGTGTTCGGCGTGCCCGGCGTGATCGCCGCACCCGTGTTCTATGCCTACATCAAGGATGAGCTGCGAGCGCGCGAACTGATCTGA
- a CDS encoding ribonuclease Z, protein MELQFLGTSSGTPTKTRNVAGVALRSADGWVLVDCGEGTQHRILRTNLSPHTLRAIFITHLHGDHCYGLPGLLASAGLLNRTAPMAIVGPAPLERYVRGVMDTTALQLPYPVEFIDVADAGRATLLSDLAVTATALSHRIPSFAYGFTEKAVERKLDPARLAAVGVPRGPLWGALQSGLDAVLPDGRTVRPADVLQPPRRARRIVIAGDNDTPELLGDAVRDAHVLVHEATYTEAVLEKVGPGPQHSSALRVARFAREAAIPNLVLTHFSPRYQDSQGPLTLADVEAEARAEYAGNLFLARDLARLALDKEGMLSELASPEA, encoded by the coding sequence ATGGAACTGCAATTTCTCGGCACCTCATCGGGCACTCCCACGAAGACGCGCAATGTGGCGGGCGTGGCGCTGCGCTCGGCCGACGGCTGGGTGCTCGTCGATTGCGGGGAGGGCACGCAGCACCGCATCCTGCGCACGAACCTGTCGCCGCATACCCTGCGCGCGATCTTCATCACGCACCTGCACGGCGACCATTGCTACGGCCTGCCGGGATTGCTGGCCAGTGCCGGGCTGCTGAACCGCACGGCGCCGATGGCAATCGTCGGGCCGGCGCCGCTGGAGCGCTACGTGCGCGGCGTGATGGACACCACGGCATTGCAGCTGCCGTATCCGGTCGAGTTCATCGACGTGGCCGATGCCGGCCGCGCAACACTCCTGTCCGACCTGGCCGTGACCGCCACCGCGCTGTCGCACCGCATTCCGTCGTTCGCCTACGGATTCACGGAGAAGGCCGTCGAACGCAAGCTCGATCCGGCCCGGCTGGCCGCCGTCGGCGTGCCGCGCGGGCCGCTGTGGGGCGCGCTGCAGTCCGGCCTGGATGCCGTGCTGCCCGATGGCCGCACGGTGCGCCCGGCCGACGTGCTGCAGCCGCCGCGCCGGGCGCGCCGCATCGTCATCGCCGGCGACAACGATACGCCTGAACTGCTGGGCGATGCCGTGCGCGATGCCCATGTGCTGGTGCACGAAGCCACGTACACGGAAGCGGTGCTGGAAAAAGTGGGGCCCGGCCCGCAGCACAGTTCCGCGCTGCGCGTGGCCCGGTTCGCCCGCGAGGCGGCCATTCCAAACCTGGTGCTGACGCATTTCAGTCCCCGCTATCAGGACAGCCAGGGGCCGCTGACCCTGGCCGACGTGGAGGCCGAAGCCCGGGCCGAGTATGCGGGCAATCTGTTCCTGGCGCGCGACCTGGCGCGCCTTGCGCTGGACAAGGAAGGAATGTTGTCGGAACTGGCGTCCCCTGAGGCATAA
- a CDS encoding DUF5710 domain-containing protein, with protein sequence MTTDFPFDPPYKLAIDSPAGKRWVEVLADGSQVDTTPPATTLPPPGTQVDNAPRGGSGGGGPGSGAPSKAQAFLNVPFAEKDEAKRLGARWDPARKKWYVPNGVDAAQFSRWAV encoded by the coding sequence ATGACCACCGACTTCCCCTTCGACCCGCCCTACAAGCTCGCCATCGATTCCCCTGCCGGAAAGCGCTGGGTCGAAGTGCTGGCCGACGGCAGCCAGGTCGATACGACGCCCCCGGCAACCACGCTGCCCCCGCCCGGCACGCAAGTGGACAATGCGCCACGCGGCGGTTCGGGTGGCGGCGGACCGGGTAGTGGTGCGCCGAGCAAGGCGCAGGCCTTCCTGAACGTGCCGTTCGCGGAAAAGGACGAAGCCAAGCGCCTCGGCGCCCGCTGGGACCCGGCGCGCAAGAAATGGTACGTGCCGAACGGCGTCGATGCCGCGCAGTTCAGCCGCTGGGCCGTCTGA
- a CDS encoding UBP-type zinc finger domain-containing protein, with protein MGGQCEHFNQIHTHEPRTNGCEECLKTGDTWVHLRTCLACGHVGCCDQSKNRHATKHFHGTGHAMMRSQQPGETWGWCYVDQRMFDPI; from the coding sequence ATGGGCGGACAGTGCGAACACTTCAACCAGATCCACACACACGAGCCGCGTACGAACGGCTGCGAGGAATGCCTCAAGACGGGCGATACGTGGGTGCACCTGCGCACCTGCCTCGCCTGCGGCCATGTGGGCTGCTGCGACCAGTCGAAGAACCGGCATGCGACGAAGCATTTCCATGGCACGGGGCACGCCATGATGCGGTCGCAACAGCCTGGCGAAACGTGGGGCTGGTGTTACGTGGACCAGCGGATGTTCGATCCGATCTGA
- a CDS encoding secondary thiamine-phosphate synthase enzyme YjbQ — protein MAHQSVLEFSTTGRGTRDITDAVAGAVRASGIACGLAHVFVQHTSCSLTITENADPDVRRDLETIVARLAPDGDPAYRHDTEGPDDMAAHARTMLTDTALTVPVGGGRLLLGTWQGIYLWEHRTAPHRRTVVVTVLG, from the coding sequence TTGGCCCATCAGTCCGTCCTTGAATTTTCCACCACCGGCCGTGGCACGCGCGACATTACCGATGCCGTGGCCGGGGCCGTGCGCGCGTCCGGCATCGCGTGCGGGCTGGCGCACGTGTTCGTGCAGCACACGAGCTGCTCGCTGACGATCACGGAAAACGCCGACCCGGACGTGCGGCGCGACCTGGAAACGATCGTCGCACGGCTGGCGCCCGACGGCGACCCGGCTTACCGGCACGACACGGAAGGGCCGGACGACATGGCAGCCCATGCCCGCACGATGCTGACGGATACGGCGCTGACGGTGCCGGTCGGCGGCGGCCGGCTCCTGCTGGGTACCTGGCAGGGCATCTACCTGTGGGAGCACCGCACGGCGCCGCACCGGCGCACCGTGGTCGTCACGGTCCTGGGCTGA
- a CDS encoding DUF3297 family protein has product MNDTTQRPELPDHLSTDPRSSFHVPAVFEHDIGILFNDKERFDVSEYCISEGWIKVPAGKSLDRKGQPMLIKLKGKVEAFYK; this is encoded by the coding sequence ATGAACGATACCACTCAACGCCCAGAACTGCCCGACCACCTGTCCACGGACCCGCGCAGCTCCTTCCACGTGCCTGCCGTGTTCGAACACGACATCGGCATCCTCTTCAACGACAAGGAACGTTTCGACGTGTCCGAATACTGCATCAGCGAAGGCTGGATCAAGGTCCCGGCCGGCAAGTCGCTGGACCGCAAGGGCCAGCCCATGCTGATCAAGCTGAAGGGCAAGGTCGAGGCCTTCTATAAGTAA
- a CDS encoding nuclear transport factor 2 family protein produces MKKHLLLLCCALPLPALAAPCMSTDALVERDRQYEAALATGNAAFLREALADEYVWVHTLGSEIETKPVLLARMEKPTRFKSRTTRDVQARVLGDTAVLHGISVVEQWQADGSTFKTNRYQFMRTYVNVDGQCRLLAVQTMNLSSR; encoded by the coding sequence ATGAAAAAACACCTGCTGCTCCTGTGCTGCGCGCTGCCCCTGCCCGCGTTGGCCGCCCCTTGCATGTCCACCGACGCGCTGGTCGAACGCGACCGGCAGTACGAGGCGGCGCTGGCCACCGGCAACGCGGCCTTCCTGCGCGAGGCGCTGGCCGACGAGTACGTGTGGGTGCACACACTGGGTTCCGAGATCGAAACGAAGCCCGTGCTGCTGGCGCGGATGGAAAAACCCACGCGGTTCAAGTCGCGCACGACGCGCGACGTGCAGGCGCGCGTGCTGGGCGATACGGCCGTGCTGCACGGGATATCGGTCGTCGAGCAGTGGCAGGCCGACGGCAGCACGTTCAAGACCAACCGCTACCAGTTCATGCGCACGTACGTGAACGTGGATGGGCAATGCCGGCTGCTGGCGGTGCAGACCATGAACCTGTCATCGAGATAA
- the pelA gene encoding pectate lyase: MRKTGMALALAVALAAGLPAAQATVIGTMTRAQPVTEARIAALAAPERAAWNTYLERSRTLMARDKATLAAERASGAAPPEAQARLHGDSGMPLKQPAAWYASPEARHVADNIVSFQTPAGGWGKNVNRTGHLRQKGEHYAPIDDDPSGGVVVATKGWNYVGTIDNDATTTELAFLARVVTALPGAAGDLYRKAFDKGVSYLLNAQYPNGGFPQVYPLQGGYHDAITFNDNAFAQVVDLLATVAARQGDFAFVAPELAARAQAAHARAIKVLVASQIRVNGQLTGWCQQHDALTLAPVGARNFEPVSLSTSETSRLLKLLMELPQPTPDIVAAIDAGTAWLKRVAVRDVAWGAKGENGRFLEARPGAGPMWPRMVDIATMKPIFGDRDGTIHTDVNELSKERRDGYGWYGTGPASALAAYEKWKQKR; the protein is encoded by the coding sequence ATGAGGAAAACGGGAATGGCGCTGGCGCTGGCCGTGGCACTGGCGGCGGGCCTGCCGGCTGCTCAGGCGACGGTGATCGGCACGATGACGCGCGCGCAGCCGGTGACGGAGGCACGCATCGCGGCGCTGGCGGCGCCGGAACGCGCCGCCTGGAATACGTATCTGGAGCGATCGCGCACGCTGATGGCGCGCGACAAGGCCACGCTGGCCGCGGAACGTGCGAGCGGCGCCGCGCCACCGGAGGCGCAGGCCCGGCTGCACGGCGATTCCGGCATGCCGCTGAAGCAGCCGGCGGCGTGGTATGCATCGCCGGAGGCGCGCCACGTGGCCGACAATATCGTCAGCTTCCAGACGCCTGCCGGCGGCTGGGGCAAGAACGTCAACCGCACGGGTCACCTGCGGCAGAAGGGCGAGCATTACGCACCGATCGACGACGATCCATCGGGCGGCGTGGTCGTCGCCACCAAAGGCTGGAACTACGTCGGCACGATCGACAACGATGCCACCACCACCGAACTGGCGTTCCTGGCCCGCGTGGTGACGGCGCTGCCGGGTGCCGCCGGCGATCTTTACCGAAAGGCCTTCGACAAGGGCGTGAGCTACCTGCTGAACGCGCAGTACCCGAACGGCGGCTTCCCGCAGGTGTACCCGCTGCAGGGCGGCTACCACGATGCGATCACGTTCAACGACAACGCGTTCGCCCAGGTTGTCGACCTGCTGGCCACCGTGGCGGCGCGGCAGGGCGACTTTGCGTTCGTGGCGCCGGAGCTGGCGGCACGCGCCCAGGCTGCGCACGCCCGCGCGATCAAGGTGCTGGTGGCCAGCCAGATCCGCGTCAACGGCCAGCTGACCGGCTGGTGCCAGCAACACGACGCGCTGACCCTGGCGCCGGTGGGCGCGCGCAATTTCGAACCGGTGTCGCTGTCCACTTCCGAAACGTCGCGGCTGCTCAAGCTGCTGATGGAGCTGCCGCAGCCGACGCCGGACATCGTGGCGGCCATCGATGCCGGCACCGCCTGGCTGAAGCGGGTGGCCGTGCGCGATGTGGCCTGGGGTGCGAAAGGCGAGAACGGCCGCTTCCTCGAGGCGCGGCCCGGTGCCGGACCGATGTGGCCGCGCATGGTCGACATCGCCACGATGAAGCCGATCTTCGGCGACCGCGACGGCACCATCCATACGGACGTCAATGAGCTCAGCAAGGAACGGCGTGACGGCTACGGGTGGTATGGCACCGGGCCGGCTTCGGCGTTGGCGGCTTATGAAAAGTGGAAGCAGAAGCGCTGA
- a CDS encoding glycoside hydrolase family 28 protein, with product MTDKSFLQRRQWIKGTAALGTVSFLGLPAPGRAQAADPWARAKEIADVFAKPLPFPKRDFVVTAYGGKPCKVHKVAGYPTIRAKGQVVTPLPGSHDSHPALRAAIAAAHKAGGGRVLVPAGDWYLKGPIVLLSNVHVHLAKGARVYFSANPADYARDYPEARTVDCGRNGRLVLSRWQGNDCFNFSPLVYARGQRNIAITGEDWTSILDGQAGVPYEDGSGPGWWGMNQKGAEKGALHQGVDNPANPPLATMAPHLDAAMLARIEGDRPNGRADEKYLPALSEAGVPVEKRVFGLGHYLRPCLIEFMDCEDVLMAGYQAVNAPFWVHHPVKCRNVHFSKVKMESIGPNSDGFDPESCDTVLVDGCWFNTGDDCIAIKAGKNADVGYGPTRNVVIQNCVMNSGHGGITLGSEMSAGIEHVYAQNIDVRNIHYATDPINTVVRLKTNMNRGGYLRHFYVRDLKLPNGVRLKPGFYKPIPGGPVPANTVPTGGGAVITFDCDYTPSFDLVRSRPPEVSDVHISGIRVSNVNTPDGSFGCYQAFVVLGPVMKSYNGPADKPVLPVRNVTISDCDFGNAVRADAPWFIHNARDVTLRNVTIGGKRYDDKLSG from the coding sequence ATGACAGACAAGAGCTTCCTGCAACGGCGCCAGTGGATCAAGGGCACGGCCGCACTGGGCACGGTGTCGTTCCTGGGCTTGCCGGCACCGGGCCGCGCCCAGGCCGCCGACCCGTGGGCCCGCGCGAAGGAAATCGCCGATGTGTTCGCGAAGCCGTTGCCGTTCCCGAAGCGCGACTTCGTGGTGACGGCCTATGGCGGCAAGCCGTGCAAGGTGCACAAGGTGGCGGGTTATCCGACCATCCGCGCGAAAGGGCAGGTCGTCACGCCGTTGCCGGGCTCGCACGACAGCCATCCCGCGCTGCGCGCCGCGATCGCCGCCGCGCACAAGGCGGGCGGCGGGCGTGTGCTGGTGCCCGCCGGCGACTGGTACCTGAAGGGGCCGATCGTGCTGCTGTCGAACGTGCACGTGCACCTGGCGAAAGGCGCGCGCGTGTATTTCAGCGCCAACCCGGCCGACTACGCGCGCGACTACCCGGAGGCACGGACGGTCGACTGCGGCAGGAACGGCAGGCTGGTGCTGTCGCGCTGGCAGGGCAACGACTGCTTCAATTTTTCTCCACTCGTCTACGCGCGCGGGCAAAGGAACATCGCCATCACGGGCGAGGACTGGACCAGCATCCTCGATGGCCAGGCCGGCGTGCCGTACGAGGATGGCAGCGGCCCGGGCTGGTGGGGCATGAACCAGAAAGGCGCAGAGAAGGGCGCCCTGCACCAGGGCGTGGACAACCCCGCCAACCCGCCGCTGGCCACGATGGCGCCGCACCTGGACGCGGCGATGCTGGCGCGCATCGAGGGCGACCGGCCCAATGGCCGCGCTGACGAGAAATACCTGCCAGCGCTGTCCGAAGCGGGCGTGCCGGTGGAAAAACGCGTCTTCGGCCTGGGCCACTACCTGCGGCCCTGCCTCATCGAATTCATGGACTGCGAAGACGTGCTGATGGCCGGTTACCAGGCGGTCAATGCACCGTTCTGGGTCCACCATCCGGTCAAGTGCCGCAACGTGCATTTTTCCAAAGTGAAGATGGAATCGATCGGCCCGAATTCGGACGGCTTCGATCCGGAATCGTGCGACACGGTGCTGGTGGACGGCTGCTGGTTCAACACGGGTGACGACTGCATCGCCATCAAGGCCGGCAAGAACGCCGATGTGGGCTACGGCCCCACGCGCAACGTGGTGATCCAGAATTGCGTGATGAACAGCGGCCATGGCGGCATCACGCTGGGCAGTGAAATGTCGGCCGGGATCGAGCACGTGTACGCGCAGAACATCGATGTGCGCAACATCCATTACGCCACCGATCCGATCAACACGGTGGTGCGCCTGAAAACGAACATGAACCGGGGCGGCTACCTGCGCCACTTCTACGTGCGCGACCTGAAGCTGCCGAACGGCGTGCGCCTGAAGCCGGGCTTCTACAAGCCGATCCCCGGCGGGCCGGTGCCGGCGAACACGGTGCCGACCGGTGGTGGTGCCGTCATCACCTTCGACTGCGACTATACGCCGTCGTTCGACCTGGTGCGCAGCCGGCCGCCGGAGGTGTCGGACGTGCACATCTCCGGCATCAGAGTGAGCAACGTGAACACACCGGACGGCAGCTTCGGCTGCTACCAGGCCTTTGTCGTGCTCGGGCCGGTGATGAAGAGCTATAACGGCCCGGCCGACAAGCCGGTGCTCCCGGTGCGCAACGTGACGATCTCCGACTGCGACTTCGGGAATGCGGTGCGCGCCGATGCGCCGTGGTTCATCCACAATGCGCGCGACGTCACCTTGCGCAATGTGACGATCGGCGGCAAGCGCTACGACGACAAGCTGTCGGGCTGA
- a CDS encoding TonB-dependent receptor domain-containing protein, producing MKYAPQPAKRQPALRRATMALAVAVAVCEMTGVAQAQANPQDSAPAEAVQSVVVTGSLIRRVATEGATPVTTIKATELESRGHTELKDLVLEQPQSLSLGTNSGAAGPMTNLRGLGPMRTLTLLNGRRLANEPLQDQYVSVNVIPRMALDRVETLSGGASSTYGADAIGGVQNFWTKRGFEGVNLKAEYARPEESGGGKTTSFGAIAGIGNLGKDGWNAYIAIDHQKKTPLFQGERAEQHDPDVLRTLGLGLLPDGRNPSPTANFGFARNANSNYNPTYASGCVEPYSRPTLGNQSANTPPVYAPGCYRNPLFYNAVTDGSEIQTIAARSSFNIPGGHKIDIDVLHSKFTVQKFRGMQVPGGTNPFTTYSLPSSSRFYPGNGITPAVQVVGDNTGANSPAMYIDGTRTPGTVSNLNMNGRTLYFQWGPAELGSAYRNDEQTNDRVVLTAEGEVLGWDYRAGVNWGMSKRDTKVGGGYILYSKAQEGFNNGTLNPFGLQDEAGAAYLRSIEADNYTYRLNKAYNKSVDVTLSKGLMALGGGDLTLAVAAELRRDAARTYDAPLDFVYKKADGSYNLDAAGNVLQHDLVGETPQGVGRRLSRDIASLLAEVEAPITQTISINGAVRADYYEDLKQTTVNPRLAASWRPVDNLLLRSSVSTGFRAPSIMDVQNPTAEVRTIDMDDPVLCPSGQPTVAGTGMPVAGYTADQVCNVNTEYWTKSPDNSFLKPEKSRGFSFGFGYEPIRNLSVTVDYWGLKIKDVLGAVTIAEVQQDPAKYASSILRRPDGTIDHIVASQANRGMSRIRGADVSASYRFPATSYGTFDAKLDGTWYHKYEFQSERDGPWFTNIGVITNDGRYGGAGPNAGLAGMPQINPRWKHTASFSWGQGPWRATLSQRYQRGVTDLTPRAGSTLTKVDDYSQFNVNLRYTGIKNTTVSLGVNNITEEWPPLTANSVYGGGYVTSMADMLGRVARLSVEYKF from the coding sequence ATGAAATACGCACCACAACCGGCCAAGCGCCAACCTGCGCTGCGGCGCGCCACGATGGCTCTCGCCGTGGCCGTCGCAGTCTGCGAAATGACGGGCGTGGCCCAGGCACAGGCGAATCCGCAAGATTCCGCCCCGGCGGAAGCAGTGCAATCGGTCGTCGTGACCGGTTCGCTGATCCGCCGCGTGGCCACCGAGGGCGCCACGCCCGTGACCACCATCAAGGCCACCGAGCTGGAATCGCGCGGCCACACCGAACTGAAGGACCTGGTGCTGGAGCAGCCGCAGTCGCTGTCGCTGGGCACCAATTCGGGCGCCGCCGGCCCGATGACGAACCTGCGCGGCCTTGGCCCGATGCGCACGCTGACGCTGCTGAACGGCCGCCGCCTGGCCAACGAGCCGCTGCAGGACCAGTACGTGTCCGTCAACGTCATCCCGCGGATGGCGCTCGACCGCGTCGAGACGCTGTCCGGTGGCGCCTCGTCCACGTATGGCGCCGATGCCATCGGCGGGGTGCAGAACTTCTGGACCAAGCGCGGCTTCGAGGGCGTGAACCTGAAAGCGGAATATGCGCGGCCGGAAGAAAGCGGCGGCGGCAAGACCACCAGCTTCGGCGCCATCGCCGGTATCGGCAACCTGGGCAAGGATGGCTGGAATGCCTACATCGCCATCGACCACCAGAAAAAGACCCCACTGTTCCAGGGCGAGCGCGCGGAGCAGCATGATCCCGACGTGCTGCGCACGCTGGGCCTCGGCCTGCTGCCCGATGGCCGCAACCCGAGCCCCACGGCCAACTTCGGCTTCGCCCGCAACGCGAACTCGAACTACAACCCCACGTATGCCAGCGGTTGCGTCGAGCCGTACTCGCGCCCCACGCTGGGCAACCAGAGCGCCAATACGCCGCCCGTGTATGCGCCGGGCTGCTACCGCAATCCGCTGTTCTACAACGCGGTGACGGATGGCAGCGAGATCCAGACCATCGCCGCGCGCTCCAGCTTCAATATCCCGGGCGGGCACAAGATCGACATCGACGTGCTGCACTCGAAGTTCACCGTGCAGAAGTTCCGCGGCATGCAGGTGCCGGGCGGGACCAATCCCTTTACCACCTATTCGCTGCCGTCGTCGAGCCGCTTCTATCCCGGCAACGGCATCACGCCGGCCGTGCAGGTGGTGGGCGACAATACCGGCGCCAACTCGCCGGCGATGTACATCGACGGCACGCGAACGCCGGGCACCGTCAGCAACCTGAACATGAACGGCCGCACGCTGTACTTCCAATGGGGCCCGGCGGAACTGGGTTCGGCGTACCGGAACGACGAGCAGACCAACGACCGCGTGGTGCTGACGGCCGAAGGCGAAGTGCTGGGCTGGGATTACCGCGCCGGCGTGAACTGGGGCATGAGCAAGCGCGACACGAAAGTGGGCGGCGGCTACATCCTGTATTCGAAGGCGCAGGAAGGCTTCAACAACGGCACGCTGAACCCGTTCGGGCTGCAGGACGAAGCGGGCGCCGCCTACCTGCGCAGCATCGAGGCCGACAACTACACGTATCGCCTGAACAAGGCCTACAACAAGAGCGTGGACGTGACGCTGTCGAAAGGCCTGATGGCACTCGGCGGCGGCGACCTGACGCTGGCCGTGGCCGCCGAGTTGCGCCGCGATGCCGCGCGCACCTATGATGCGCCGCTCGATTTCGTCTACAAGAAGGCCGATGGCAGCTACAACCTCGATGCGGCCGGCAACGTGCTGCAGCACGACCTGGTCGGCGAAACGCCGCAGGGCGTGGGCCGGCGCCTCTCGCGCGACATCGCCTCGCTGCTGGCCGAAGTGGAAGCTCCGATCACGCAGACGATTTCGATCAACGGCGCCGTGCGGGCCGACTACTACGAGGACCTGAAGCAGACCACCGTCAATCCACGCCTGGCGGCGAGCTGGCGGCCAGTGGACAACCTGCTGCTGCGCAGTTCGGTGTCCACGGGCTTCCGGGCACCGTCCATCATGGATGTGCAGAACCCGACGGCGGAAGTGCGCACGATCGACATGGACGACCCGGTACTGTGCCCGAGCGGGCAGCCCACGGTGGCCGGCACCGGCATGCCGGTGGCGGGCTACACGGCGGACCAGGTCTGCAACGTGAACACCGAGTACTGGACCAAGTCGCCGGACAACAGCTTCCTGAAGCCGGAAAAATCGCGCGGCTTCTCGTTCGGCTTCGGCTATGAGCCGATCCGGAACCTGTCGGTCACGGTCGACTACTGGGGCCTGAAGATCAAGGATGTGCTGGGCGCCGTGACGATCGCCGAAGTGCAGCAGGATCCGGCCAAGTATGCGAGCTCGATCCTGCGCCGCCCGGATGGCACGATCGACCACATCGTGGCGAGCCAGGCCAACCGCGGCATGAGCCGGATCCGCGGTGCCGACGTTTCCGCCAGCTACCGGTTCCCGGCCACCAGCTACGGCACGTTCGACGCCAAGCTCGATGGCACGTGGTACCACAAGTACGAGTTCCAGTCCGAGAGGGATGGCCCGTGGTTCACCAACATCGGCGTCATCACCAACGATGGCCGCTACGGCGGCGCGGGTCCGAATGCCGGCCTGGCCGGCATGCCGCAGATCAATCCGCGCTGGAAGCACACGGCGTCGTTCAGCTGGGGCCAGGGCCCGTGGCGCGCCACGCTGTCGCAGCGCTACCAGCGCGGCGTGACGGACCTGACGCCGCGTGCCGGCTCCACGCTCACGAAGGTGGACGACTACAGCCAGTTCAACGTGAACCTGCGCTACACGGGCATCAAGAACACCACCGTCAGCCTGGGTGTCAACAACATCACGGAAGAATGGCCGCCACTCACCGCCAACAGCGTCTACGGCGGTGGCTACGTGACGAGCATGGCCGACATGCTGGGACGCGTGGCCCGACTTTCGGTCGAGTACAAGTTCTGA
- a CDS encoding PEP-CTERM sorting domain-containing protein, with the protein MANKNHAKCLVILGIVAAAMGCGVAQAESVSSSQLIAHENAVHELQVNTVGILNNDERGAATNVILDFYVGAGASITSFAWNVNVTSYPGSYLSEMQLTFTDSLGYGVTFTPGSGDDFDGTMDYAGFQDLGELGQVFAVGADGILRLEFHDGFKDLAFDEPEGVWNSGTLTFGIAPVPEAPMVAMMLGGLLLLPGALKRRRR; encoded by the coding sequence ATGGCAAATAAAAACCACGCGAAGTGCCTCGTCATTCTCGGAATCGTTGCAGCGGCAATGGGTTGCGGTGTAGCGCAAGCGGAAAGTGTCAGCTCGAGTCAATTGATTGCCCATGAAAACGCCGTGCACGAACTGCAGGTGAATACGGTGGGCATCCTGAACAATGATGAGCGCGGTGCGGCGACTAATGTCATCCTTGATTTCTACGTCGGCGCCGGAGCGTCGATTACAAGCTTTGCCTGGAACGTCAATGTGACGAGTTATCCGGGGAGCTATTTGTCCGAAATGCAGCTCACTTTCACCGATTCGCTGGGCTACGGGGTCACGTTCACACCCGGCAGTGGCGATGATTTTGACGGAACAATGGATTACGCCGGCTTCCAGGACCTGGGCGAGCTGGGGCAGGTTTTTGCGGTGGGCGCCGATGGCATCCTGCGCCTCGAATTTCATGATGGATTCAAGGATCTCGCATTTGACGAGCCCGAGGGCGTGTGGAATTCGGGCACGCTGACCTTCGGTATTGCGCCAGTGCCCGAGGCGCCAATGGTTGCGATGATGCTGGGCGGTTTGCTGTTGCTGCCGGGTGCTCTCAAGCGGCGTCGCCGATAG